The region CGAATTTCCCCGGAGGAACCGGTGCCCATTCAGGTCGATCCGTACGTCTTCTCCGCGAAGTTTCCCGAACAGTGCAGGCTCGACCTCTGCCGGAGCCGCTGCTGCCGGTTCGGCGTCTGGGTCGACCTGAAGGAGAAGGAGGAGATCCTCGCCCGCCAGGAGCTGTTTTCCCACCTCCTCCGCCCCGAGGCGAAAGACCCGGAATCCTGGTTCGGCGCGGTGGAGCCCGACACGGACTGCCCGAGCGGGCATGCCGTGGAGACGATGGACACCGCCGGGGCCTGCGCCTTCTTCCACCCCGACCATGGCTGCGTCCTCCAGAAGGGGGCGGCGGAGGCGGGGCTGCACGAGTGGGAGATCAAGCCCCGCTTCTGCATCCTGTTTCCCCTGGTCGTCTCGGAAGGGACGCTGACGGTCGACGAGGACATGAAGTCGCTCTGGTGCATGAAGCAGAAGAACCGGACCCACCCGGTCGCCCATGCCGTCCGGAAGGAGGTCCGCTACCTTTTCGGAAAGGACGCGGAGCGGAAGTTCCTCGACGCCTCCGATCCCCGCGGGGAGGAAGACGCGCAGTCCGGGAAGGGGACCGGCTCCCGCTGGAGCAGCGCCCCGCCACCTCCGTAGCCGTCCCGCTTTAGCCGAGCGCCCGCCGCTTCGCTCCGCCGCCCAGTACCCGGCGCAGGAACTGCCCCGTGAACGAGCGGGGATCCTCCGCGACCTCCTCCGGAGTTCCGCAGGCGACCACCTCGCCCCCCCGGTCCCCCCCTTCCGGCCCCAGGTCGACGATGTAGTCGGCGGTCTTGACCACGTCGAGGTTGTGCTCGATGACGATCACCGTGTTCCCCGAATCGGCGAACATCTGGAGCACGGCGAGCAGCTTCCGGATGTCGTCGAAGTGGAGCCCGGTCGTCGGCTCGTCCAGGATGTAGACCGTCTTCCCCGTCGCCCGCTTGGAGAGCTCCCGCGCCAGCTTGACCCGCTGCGCCTCCCCCCCGGAGAGCGTGGTGGCCGGCTGTCCGAGGCGGATGTAGCCCAGCCCCACCCGGGAAAGGGTCGACAGCTTCTGCCGGATCGCGGGAATCGCCTCGAAGAAGGGGAGCGCCTGGTCGACCGTCATCGCCAGCACGTCGGCGATCGTCTTCCCCTTGTAGGCGATCTCGAGCGTCTCCCGGTTGTACCGCTTCCCCCGGCAGATCTCGCAGGTGACGTAGACGTCCGGCATGAAGTGCATCTCGATCTTGAGGATCCCGTCCCCCTCGCACGCCTCGCACCGCCCCCCCTTCACGTTGAAGGAGTAGCGCCCCGGGCGGTATCCCCGCGCCTTGCTCTCGGGAAGCATCGCGAAGAGGTCGCGGATCGGGGTGAAGGCGCCCGAGTAGGTCGCCGGGTTCGAGCGGGGGGTCCGCCCGATCGGCGACTGGTCGATGTGGATCACCTTGTCGACCAGCGCCAGCCCGTCGATCCGGTCGTGGGCCCCCGGACGCTCCCGGGAACCGAAGATCCTCTGCGCGAGCGCCCGGTAGAGGGTGTCCAGCACCAGGGTCGACTTCCCCGAACCGGAGACGCCGGTCACGCAGGTGATCAGCCCCAGCGGGAAGGAGACGTCGATCCCCTTCAGGTTGTTCGCCCGGCAGCCGGACAGCGAAAGGAAGTTGCCGTTCGGGCGCCGCCGCGCCGTCGGACAGGGGATCTCCTTCACTCCGGAGAGGTACTGCCCGGTGAGGGAGGACTCGCACCGGAGGATCGCCTCCGGAGGGCCGGCGGCGACCAGCCGGCCGCCGTCCTCGCCGGCTCCCGGCCCCATGTCGATCACATGGTCGGCCGACCGGATCGTCTCCTCGTCGTGCTCCACCACCAGCACCGTGTTCCCCTGGTCGCGCAGCTGCCTGAGCGTGGAGAGGAGCCGCCGGTTGTCCCGCTGGTGCAGCCCGATCGAGGGCTCGTCGAGGATGTAGAGCACCCCCATGAGGGAGGAGCCGATCTGCGTCGCCAGCCGGATCCGCTGCCCCTCCCCCCCCGACAGGGTCGAGGAGGTCCGGTCGAGCGTCAGGTAGTCGAGCCCCACGTCCGCCAGGAAGGAGAGGCGCGAACGGATCTCCTTGAGGATCCGCGCGGCGATCTCCTCCTCCCGTCCGGAGAGGGAGAGCCCCCCGAAAAACGTAAGCGCCTCCTGGATCGAGAAGCGGGTCACCGCGTCGATCCCCCGTCCCCCCACCGTCACCGAGAGCGCCTCTTTCTTCAGGCGCGCCCCCCCGCAGCCCCGGCAGGGACGGTTGTTCATGTAGCGGGAGAGCTCCTCCCGCACCCCTTCCGAGTCGGTCTCCCGGTACCGGCGCTCGAGGTTGCCGATCACCCCCTCGAACGGCTTGGTGAAGAAGTAGCGCCGCTCCCCCTCCTCGAGGTGGAACCGGACCCCCTCCTCCCCCGACCCGTGAAGGAGGACCTCCCGGACCCGCTCCGGAAGCTTCCCGAACGGCTCCAGCAGGGAGAAGCGGAAGTGCCGCGACAGCGTCTCCAGCATCTGGTGATGGAAGACGGTGGTGCGCCGGATCCAGGGGGCGATCGCCCCCTCCCGGATGCTCTTGTTTTTGTCCGGAACGATCAGCTCCGGGTCGAAGTAGATGGTCGACCCCAGCCCGTCGCACTCCGGGCAGGCCCCGTGGGGGCTGTTGAAGGAGAAGAGCCGCGGCGTGATCTCCGGGTAGCTTACGTTGCAGTCGGGGCAGGCGAACTTCTCGCTGAAGAGCTCTCCCTTCCCCTTTCCCCGCGTCACGCGGACCAGGCCGTCGGAGAGGGAGAGTGCCAGCGCCACGGAGTCGGCGAGCCGCCCGCGGGAGGACTCCGAGACCCGGACCCGGTCGATCACCACGTCGATGTCGTGCTTCCTCTTCCGGTCCAGGACGATCTCGTCCTCGAGGGCTCTTTCCTCCCCGTCCACGATCACCCGGGAGTATCCGTCGCGGGCCAGCCTGGCCAGCTCCTTCCGGTACTCGCCCTTGCGCCCCCGGACGACCGGGGCGAGGATCTCGACCTTCTCCCCCGTCCCCGCCGACAGGACGGCGTCCACGATCTGCGTCACCGTCTGCTGGGAGATCTCCTTCCCGCAGGAGAGGCAGTGGACACGGCCGACGGAGGCGAACAGCAGGCGCAGGTAGTCGTAGACCTCGGTGACGGTGGCCACCGTCGACCGCGGGTTCTTGCTCACCGACTTCTGCTCGATGGAGATGGCGGGGGAGAGTCCCTCGATCGAGTCGACGTCGGGCTTCTCCATCTGCTCGAGGAACTGGCGGGCGTAGGCGGAGAGCGACTCGACGTAGCGGCGCTGCCCCTCCGCGTAGATCGTGTCGAAGGCGAGCGAGGACTTCCCGGAGCCCGAGACGCCGGTGATCACGACGAGCCGGTCCCGGGGGATCTCCAGGTCGATGTTCTTGAGGTTGTGCTCCCGCGCGCCGCGGATGACGATCCGGTCGAGGGCCACGGCGCCTACCTCCCTCCGGAGGCCATCCGCGCGGCCATCCGGATGGCGGCGAGCAGGCTGGCGGGGCTCGCGGTCCCCTTCCCCGCGAGGCCGTAGGCGGTGCCGTGGTCGACCGAGGTGCGGACGATCGGAAGCCCCATCGTGACGTTCACCCCGTCCTCGAAGTGGACCAGCTTGAGCGGGATGAGGCCGTGGTCGTGGGTCATCGCGACGACCACGTCGAACTCCCCCCGGTACGCCCGGTAGAAGACGGTGTCGGGGGGGTGCGGACCGGTCGCGTCGATCCCCCGGCGGCGGCAGGCCTCGACCGCGGGCGTCACGACCGTGCGCTCCTCGTCGCCGAAGAGCCCCCCCTCGCCCGCGTGGGGGTTCACCCCGGCCACGGCGATCCGGGGGGCGGCCGTTCCCATGTGCTTCCGGAAGAAGGTGTCCGTGATCATGACGGTACGTTCGATGACTTCCGGGGTGAGAAGTTCCANNNNNNNNNNNNNNNNNNNNNNNNNNNNNNNNNNNNNNNNNNNNNNNNNNNNNNNNNNNNNNNNNNNNNNNCGTGTGCCCCGGGAAGGGGACGCCGGCCGCCGCGAGCCCCTCCTTGCCGATCGGGCAGGTGACCAGGGCGTCCGCCCGCCCCGCCAGCACGTCGCCCGCAGCCACCCGGATGTAGTCCGCCATCGCACGCGAGCCGGGAAGGGAGGGCGTTCCGAAGGGGATCTCCGCGGGACGCAGGGAGGAGACCGGCTTCACCAGGAGGCGGCCGAAGGCGGGCTCCCCCCCGGCGGCGATCTCGACCCGCTTCCCGGTCACCCCCGCGGCGCGCGCGAGGATCTCCCGGTCGCCGTAGACCACCGGCCGGCAGAGGGAGAAGATCTCCGGCGAGGCGTGGGCCAGCACGGCGATCTCGGGGCCCACCCCGGCCGGGTCGCCCATGGAAACGGCGATGCGCGGAAGCGCGCCCGGGTCCACGTCCCTACCTCCTACCGCGTTCCGAGCTTCCGGACGATCTCCCGAATCTGCGGATGGTGTTCGCGCTCATGCTCGAGGATGATCCGGCAGGGCCACTCGTAGAGATTCATGCTTCCGCGGAAGCGGCATCTGGCTGCCTCCCTTCCTCCTGCTCCGGCGCCTCCAGGATCCTCTCCCGGTACGGCCGACTCCCCCTTGGGAATCACAGGCGGATGTCGATCGTGGCCTCCTGCTTCAGCTCCGCCAGGATATCGGCGTAGGCCTTCTCGCTGCGGCGGTCCACCAGCTCGTCGGTAAGCGGGCGCTTCAGTTCGGGGAACTCCGGGAGCGTTCCCCCACGCCGCTCGAGCACCTTCACGAGGAACCCCCCCTCCCCGGTGAACACGGGCGGGGAAACCTCCCCGGTCCGGAGCCGTTGCACCTCCCTCCCGATCTCCGGGGCCAAATCCTCCGTCTTCACGAACCCGGGCTCCATCACGGCGGCCCCCGGAACCGCCCCGGACACCAGCCGGACCGCGTCGGCAAGGGACATCCCCGCGCGGAACCCCTCCGCGGCCTGCTGCGCCGCGATCCGGGGAGCGACGGCCGGCTCCCCGTCCTCCTCCCCGGGGGGAAGCGGCAGGAAGAGGATCTCCATCCGGATCTCGCCCCCCTTCCGGAACCGTTCCGCGTTCTCCTCGAAGTAGGACCGGACCTCCTCCTCGGTCACGGTGACCGCCCGAAACTCCAGGGCCCGTACGATCGCCCCCCGCTCCATCTGCCACCGGAGCCGCCTCCGGTAGGCGGCCGGGGAGAGCCCTTCCTGCTCCAGCGCCGCCCGGAACTCCTCCTCCGCCATCCCGCTGTTCTTCCGCACCGCCTCGACCGCCTGCTCCACCTCCCTGTCCGAAACGGCCTGCCCCAGCTGCTCGAGCTTCTGCCGGACCAGGACCGATTCGATGAGAGTCTCGAGCCCCTTCAGGACGCGCCCCCGGTCCCGCTCCTCCCGAAGGTAGACATCGGTGTCCCCCTCCGAAATCCCAAGCATCTCCGCCACCGATTCGCGAAACTCGGAGAAGGTGACCGGCTCGCCGCTCACCACGGCGACCACCCCGTCCACGAGCCTCGCCGCGGCCTCCCGCACGGGCGTTGCCAGCAGGCAGATTGCCGCGCACAACAGGGCCGCTCCACGGAGCCCCCTCATCGCTTCCCCTCCGTGAGCTCGGCGAGGATCGCTTCCTGGATCTTGACGTCGGCCCTGGCCATCTCCCCCTCCATCCACCCCCGGAAGCCCTCCTCCCGCTTCGCCCGGAGAAGCTCCTCGCGGATCTGCGGCGCGGCTTCCTCGAACGACTCCTCCCGGGACTCCCGCCTTCCCTCGACCAGGAAGATGCTGACGCTTTTGTCCCGGCGGACCACGCGGCTGGCTCCGCCCGCCGGGAGGGCGAAGAGTTCCCCGGAAAGCTCCCGGGGGAGATCCTCCCGGGAAAGGTACCCGAGATCGGCGATCGCGGGAGCGGGCCCCTCTCCGGAACCCTTCAGGACCGCCTTGTCCGGGGAGTCCCCCGCCAGGATCCTCTCCCGGACCCGGAGGGCGCTCTCCTCCGTGTCGAACATCAGCTGGCGCACCAGGATCTGCTCCGGGGGGCTCGTCCTGCGGGGCCGCTCCCGCCAGGCCCGCCGAACCTCCTCCTCCGTGACCTCCGCGAGACGCCCCGCCACCGCCTCGGCGGACTTCCGGTAGAGCAGCGACTGCCGCATCCGCGACCGCCACTCGTCCATGCCGATCCCCTGCTGCAGGAGCGTCTTCTCCAGCCCCCCCGGCGGGAAATCGGATCGATACCGCTTCACCTCCTCCTCCAGCTCGGACTCGGTGACCGAGATCCCCTGCCGCACCCCCTCCTGCAGGACCATGGAGCGCTCGACCAGCCTCCGGAGGGCCTGCGACACCTCCGGGGCGGTCCCCTTCGACACGGCGGACGGGGAAAGCCCCTGGATGGATGCGATCTCCGCCTTCAGCTCCTGGAGGGTGACCGGCGCGCCGTTGACCTTCGCCACGACGACATCGGCGTCGGTGATCCTGGGCGGCTCCCGGGAGCAGGAGAGCAGGAACAGGGCCGCGGAGGCGAAGGCCCCGATCCGGCGATGGCGGAACCCCCGGCTCGCCATGGCCCCCCCGCGGACGGGATCAGCGCCCCTTGCCGGGCGGGGATTGCCCCGGCTTCGCATCCCGGGCCGCCGGCGCGCCCGTTCCGGGGGACTCGTCCTGCAGCGGGGGCATCCCGGCGAACGGCCCGAGCAGCGTCACCCGGGAGCTCTTGCGCAGCCCGCCGACCAGCCGCTCGAACGCCTCCCGCTGGGCCGACTCGCGCAGCTCCCCGGCGATCTCCTCCCGGACCTCCTCGAAGGGCTTCAGCCCCGCCGGCTCCTTCTGCAGCACCTGGAGCAGGTGGAAGCCGTAGACCGTGCGCACCGGGCCGATGACCGAATTCGCCGGGGCGGCGAAGGCGGCCGCCTCGAATTCCTTGTCGGTCTCCCCCCTCTCGACGAACCCCAGGTCCGAGGCCTTCTCCCCCGCGGCTTCCGCCGCTCTCATCAGCTGCTCGAAAGACTCCCCCGCCTTCGCTTTCCGGGCGGCGTCTTCCGCCAGGGCGCGATCCCGGAAGAGGATCTGCCGGATCCGCGCCCGCTCGCCCGCCTCGTAGTTCTCCCGGTTCTCCTCGTAGTGCTTCCTCATCGCCTCCTCGGAAAGCCCCGGCGCCTTCTCGGCCACCTCCCGCAGGAGCGCCTCGAGGAGGATCGACCGGCGCGCCTGCCCCAGCCGGCCGCGCACCTCGGGCCTGCGGTCGACTCCCCGCCGCAGCGCCTCCTGGAGGAGGAGATCCCGCGTGATCAGGCTCTCCAGGAACTGCCTCTTCCCGTTGGAGGTCTCGAGGATCGGCCGCATG is a window of Deltaproteobacteria bacterium GWC2_65_14 DNA encoding:
- a CDS encoding excinuclease ABC subunit A, producing MALDRIVIRGAREHNLKNIDLEIPRDRLVVITGVSGSGKSSLAFDTIYAEGQRRYVESLSAYARQFLEQMEKPDVDSIEGLSPAISIEQKSVSKNPRSTVATVTEVYDYLRLLFASVGRVHCLSCGKEISQQTVTQIVDAVLSAGTGEKVEILAPVVRGRKGEYRKELARLARDGYSRVIVDGEERALEDEIVLDRKRKHDIDVVIDRVRVSESSRGRLADSVALALSLSDGLVRVTRGKGKGELFSEKFACPDCNVSYPEITPRLFSFNSPHGACPECDGLGSTIYFDPELIVPDKNKSIREGAIAPWIRRTTVFHHQMLETLSRHFRFSLLEPFGKLPERVREVLLHGSGEEGVRFHLEEGERRYFFTKPFEGVIGNLERRYRETDSEGVREELSRYMNNRPCRGCGGARLKKEALSVTVGGRGIDAVTRFSIQEALTFFGGLSLSGREEEIAARILKEIRSRLSFLADVGLDYLTLDRTSSTLSGGEGQRIRLATQIGSSLMGVLYILDEPSIGLHQRDNRRLLSTLRQLRDQGNTVLVVEHDEETIRSADHVIDMGPGAGEDGGRLVAAGPPEAILRCESSLTGQYLSGVKEIPCPTARRRPNGNFLSLSGCRANNLKGIDVSFPLGLITCVTGVSGSGKSTLVLDTLYRALAQRIFGSRERPGAHDRIDGLALVDKVIHIDQSPIGRTPRSNPATYSGAFTPIRDLFAMLPESKARGYRPGRYSFNVKGGRCEACEGDGILKIEMHFMPDVYVTCEICRGKRYNRETLEIAYKGKTIADVLAMTVDQALPFFEAIPAIRQKLSTLSRVGLGYIRLGQPATTLSGGEAQRVKLARELSKRATGKTVYILDEPTTGLHFDDIRKLLAVLQMFADSGNTVIVIEHNLDVVKTADYIVDLGPEGGDRGGEVVACGTPEEVAEDPRSFTGQFLRRVLGGGAKRRALG